One genomic window of Candidatus Pseudobacter hemicellulosilyticus includes the following:
- a CDS encoding carboxymuconolactone decarboxylase family protein, whose product MNASPNPLELFQQEAPEVASAFTALVRSLEARPTLNTKTKQLIYIGIKAVLGDQKAVYFHVPMAKKAGATRDEIKDTILISLTVCGLRAVAEILPLALEVYDRVDQFD is encoded by the coding sequence ATGAATGCATCCCCCAATCCGCTGGAACTGTTCCAGCAGGAAGCCCCCGAAGTTGCCAGCGCTTTTACCGCACTGGTCCGTTCCCTGGAAGCCAGGCCTACCCTGAACACCAAGACCAAACAACTGATCTATATCGGCATCAAAGCGGTGCTGGGAGATCAGAAAGCCGTTTATTTCCATGTGCCCATGGCCAAGAAGGCCGGCGCTACGCGCGATGAGATCAAGGATACCATCCTGATCTCCCTCACCGTTTGCGGCCTGCGGGCAGTAGCGGAAATTTTACCGCTGGCCCTGGAAGTATATGATCGCGTAGACCAGTTTGATTAG
- a CDS encoding CusA/CzcA family heavy metal efflux RND transporter has translation MLNKIIGFSVKNKLVIGLFVVALIGWGLYEVSRLPIDAVPDITDNQVQVITVSPSLGAPDVERLITFPIEQSCSNIPGLKQIRSFSRFGLSLVTIVFNDETDIYWARQQISERLQLVQQNIPAGAGRPEMAPVTTGLGEIYQYVVRPKPGFEDRYGPMELRTIQDWIVRRQLLGTPGVADVSSFGGQLKQYEIAVRPEKLKANNITMAEVFDALEQNNQNTGGAYIEKGPTVLYIRSEGLTQSLEDIGKIVVKNLDNGMPLLIRDVATVQYGAAIRYGAMTFNDKGEVAGAVVMMLKGENSSAVIKRVKEKVAEIQSSLPEGVVIEPFLDRTKMVNNAIRTVETNLIEGALIVVFVLVFFLGNLRAGLIVSSVIPLSMLFAVIFMNQFGVGGNLMSLGAIDFGLIVDGTVIVVEAILHRFVHSKHFRKQGLITQPVMDQEVIGSTGQMIKSAVFSQIIILIVYLPILSLQGIEGKMFKPMALTVAFAIFGAFLLSITYVPMMSALCLSKKLNHKPGISDRMMAWLERRYQPALRGALRFRTAILATTLALFAGAAYLLAGMGGEFIPQLEEGDFAVETRLLTGSNLNTTINTTQQTAGILLKKFPEVEKVVTKIGSAEIPTDPMPLEASDMVVILKDKKEWTSARTFDELAEKMGKELAVVPGVSIGFQFPVQMRFNELMTGARQDVVCKIFGEDLDSLALYAGRLGELIKTVDGAINLYVETVTGMPQILIRYDRDAMARYGLTVGEINRVVNTAFAGQSAGLVYEGEKRFDMVVRLAGEARRNLSDVQNLLVPVKNGTQIPLGLVASIEETEGPNQIQRENTRRRIIIGFNVSGRDVQSIVTELQEKANAKLRLPAGYSIVYGGAFENLTAAKERLSVVVPVALLMIFLLLYFAFNSVKQGLLIYTAIPLSAIGGILAMWLRDMPFSISAGVGFIALFGVAVLNGILLVSEFNRLKKEGWTDNRRVVIHATKSKLRAVLMTALVPSLGFIPMAISNGAGAEVQKPLATVVIGGLIISTMLTLFVLPILYLLFEKGSGPAKKPVLAKAVMLLLMAGLPFLGYAQESVSLPDAIDRAMENNLSLQASRLNESYTDALKRTATDIAPTGFGVEYGNVNSVANDNRFSVTQGIAFPTVYRRQKALRYTEHAISQAMTRQQQAALAASVKRSYYALLLLEEKERLLLEADSMYGQLLEKTTLRLETGDTDALEQATVENQRLRITQQLTLLRTDHAAELRYFQLLLNAGPTVRPAADSIVYRFTVLPDTSLLERSPLLEWQRKELLRSQQETALQKSLLLPSLSLGYNNMSIIGYQRVDDEEKYYGGSHRFSSVNLGLGLPLFGGAQRARVKASGIRVQQQEQETKVLEQQLQRQLTDALQRYANSQQQLEQYRLVLLNNSATMLEVATRRLSSGETGYLEWVILVNQAMEVRSNYFAVVDELNSAAFVIEQLVNNQ, from the coding sequence ATGCTCAATAAGATCATTGGCTTTTCTGTAAAGAATAAGCTGGTTATAGGACTATTTGTAGTGGCGCTGATAGGGTGGGGGCTGTATGAGGTCAGCCGGCTGCCCATTGATGCCGTACCCGATATTACAGACAACCAGGTGCAGGTGATCACGGTATCACCGTCCCTGGGCGCTCCTGATGTGGAGCGATTGATCACATTCCCCATAGAACAATCCTGCAGCAATATCCCCGGGCTGAAGCAGATCCGCAGCTTCTCCCGCTTTGGTCTCTCGCTGGTGACCATTGTATTCAATGATGAGACCGATATCTACTGGGCCAGGCAGCAGATCAGCGAACGCCTGCAGCTGGTGCAGCAAAATATCCCGGCCGGGGCCGGCAGGCCGGAGATGGCGCCTGTGACCACCGGCCTGGGGGAGATCTACCAGTATGTGGTTCGTCCCAAACCTGGCTTTGAAGACCGTTACGGCCCCATGGAGCTGCGGACTATCCAGGACTGGATTGTCCGCAGACAACTGCTGGGTACGCCCGGCGTGGCGGACGTGAGCAGTTTTGGCGGACAGCTGAAACAATACGAGATCGCCGTGCGGCCAGAAAAGCTCAAGGCCAATAATATTACCATGGCCGAAGTATTTGACGCCCTGGAACAGAACAACCAGAATACCGGTGGCGCCTATATTGAGAAAGGGCCTACCGTGCTGTATATCCGTAGTGAAGGGCTCACGCAGAGCCTGGAGGATATTGGTAAGATAGTTGTAAAGAACCTGGACAATGGTATGCCGCTGCTGATCCGGGATGTGGCCACTGTGCAATATGGCGCGGCCATCCGTTACGGGGCTATGACCTTTAACGATAAAGGGGAAGTGGCCGGTGCTGTAGTGATGATGCTGAAAGGGGAGAACTCTTCTGCAGTGATCAAAAGAGTAAAAGAGAAAGTAGCGGAGATCCAGTCTTCCCTGCCCGAAGGCGTAGTGATAGAGCCTTTCCTGGACCGGACCAAGATGGTGAACAATGCCATCCGCACCGTGGAGACCAACCTGATTGAAGGAGCGCTGATAGTGGTCTTTGTGCTGGTCTTTTTCCTGGGCAACCTGCGGGCCGGCCTCATCGTTTCTTCAGTGATCCCGCTCTCCATGCTCTTTGCCGTGATCTTCATGAACCAGTTTGGGGTGGGTGGCAACCTCATGAGCCTGGGGGCCATCGACTTTGGCCTGATCGTAGATGGTACGGTCATCGTGGTGGAAGCCATTCTCCATAGGTTCGTCCATTCAAAACATTTCCGTAAACAGGGCCTGATCACGCAACCGGTCATGGACCAGGAAGTGATTGGCTCTACCGGCCAGATGATCAAATCGGCTGTGTTCAGCCAGATCATCATCCTGATCGTATACCTGCCCATCCTTTCGCTGCAGGGCATTGAAGGCAAGATGTTCAAACCGATGGCGCTGACTGTTGCCTTTGCCATCTTCGGCGCCTTCCTGCTGTCCATCACCTATGTGCCCATGATGAGTGCGCTCTGCCTCAGCAAAAAGCTCAATCATAAACCCGGTATCTCGGACCGGATGATGGCCTGGCTGGAAAGGCGCTACCAGCCTGCCTTGCGGGGAGCGCTTCGATTCAGGACGGCCATCCTTGCCACTACGCTGGCGCTGTTTGCCGGTGCCGCGTACCTGCTGGCTGGTATGGGTGGCGAGTTCATCCCGCAGCTGGAAGAAGGCGACTTTGCCGTAGAGACCCGCCTGCTGACCGGCAGCAACCTCAATACTACTATCAATACCACGCAGCAGACGGCGGGTATCCTGCTGAAGAAATTTCCTGAGGTGGAAAAGGTAGTGACCAAGATCGGTAGTGCAGAGATCCCCACGGATCCCATGCCGTTGGAGGCCAGTGATATGGTGGTGATCCTGAAAGACAAAAAAGAATGGACCTCCGCCAGAACCTTTGATGAGCTGGCAGAGAAAATGGGTAAGGAACTGGCTGTAGTGCCGGGTGTCAGTATCGGCTTCCAGTTCCCCGTGCAGATGCGTTTCAACGAGCTGATGACCGGCGCCCGCCAGGATGTGGTGTGTAAAATATTTGGAGAGGACCTGGATAGCCTGGCTTTATATGCAGGCCGGCTTGGTGAACTGATCAAAACGGTAGATGGGGCTATCAACCTGTATGTGGAAACAGTCACGGGCATGCCTCAGATCCTGATCCGCTACGACCGGGATGCCATGGCCCGCTATGGACTGACGGTGGGGGAGATCAACCGCGTGGTCAATACCGCTTTTGCCGGACAGAGCGCCGGATTAGTATATGAGGGGGAGAAAAGGTTTGATATGGTGGTGCGACTGGCAGGTGAGGCACGCAGGAACCTGTCCGATGTGCAGAACCTGCTGGTGCCCGTGAAAAATGGTACGCAGATCCCGCTGGGCCTGGTGGCCAGCATTGAAGAAACGGAAGGGCCTAACCAGATCCAGCGCGAGAATACCCGCCGCCGCATCATTATTGGGTTTAATGTCAGCGGTCGCGATGTGCAAAGCATTGTGACCGAGTTGCAGGAAAAGGCCAATGCAAAACTCAGGCTGCCTGCTGGTTATTCCATCGTGTATGGCGGCGCTTTCGAGAACCTTACTGCAGCCAAAGAACGGCTGTCGGTAGTGGTGCCGGTGGCCCTCCTGATGATCTTCCTGCTCCTCTACTTTGCTTTCAACTCCGTGAAGCAGGGACTCCTGATCTATACGGCTATCCCGCTATCCGCCATTGGTGGTATCCTGGCCATGTGGCTCCGGGATATGCCTTTCAGTATTTCCGCCGGAGTAGGTTTTATTGCCCTCTTTGGGGTGGCGGTGCTGAATGGTATCCTGCTGGTGTCCGAGTTCAACCGCCTGAAAAAAGAAGGCTGGACGGACAATCGCCGCGTTGTGATCCATGCCACCAAATCCAAGCTGCGTGCGGTGCTGATGACGGCCCTGGTGCCTTCACTGGGCTTTATTCCCATGGCCATCAGTAACGGCGCGGGCGCAGAAGTACAGAAGCCGCTGGCTACTGTGGTGATCGGCGGATTGATCATTTCTACTATGCTTACCTTATTTGTGTTACCCATATTGTACCTGTTGTTTGAAAAAGGAAGCGGCCCTGCCAAAAAGCCTGTGCTGGCCAAAGCAGTTATGTTGCTGTTGATGGCCGGACTGCCTTTCCTTGGTTACGCACAGGAAAGTGTGAGCCTCCCTGATGCCATTGACAGGGCCATGGAAAATAATCTTTCCCTGCAGGCTTCCCGGCTCAATGAATCCTATACGGATGCCCTGAAGAGAACGGCCACCGATATTGCCCCTACCGGTTTTGGTGTTGAATATGGCAATGTGAACAGTGTGGCCAATGACAATCGTTTCTCCGTTACGCAGGGCATTGCCTTTCCCACGGTGTACAGGCGGCAGAAAGCACTGCGGTATACGGAACATGCCATCAGCCAGGCCATGACCCGGCAGCAGCAGGCGGCGTTAGCGGCATCGGTCAAACGGTCTTACTATGCCTTACTGCTGCTGGAAGAAAAGGAAAGGTTGCTGCTGGAGGCGGATAGCATGTATGGCCAGCTCCTGGAAAAAACAACACTGCGCCTGGAGACCGGCGATACAGATGCGTTGGAGCAGGCTACGGTAGAGAACCAGCGGCTGCGCATCACCCAGCAACTGACCCTGCTGCGGACTGACCATGCGGCGGAGCTGCGTTATTTCCAGTTATTACTGAATGCCGGCCCCACCGTCAGGCCGGCAGCGGACAGTATTGTGTATCGCTTTACTGTATTGCCGGATACCAGCCTGCTGGAAAGATCGCCGCTGCTGGAATGGCAAAGGAAAGAACTGCTGCGGAGTCAGCAGGAGACTGCGTTGCAGAAAAGCCTGCTGCTGCCTTCGCTGAGCCTGGGCTATAACAATATGAGCATTATCGGCTACCAGCGGGTGGACGATGAAGAGAAATATTATGGGGGCAGCCACCGCTTCTCTTCCGTGAACCTGGGCCTGGGGCTGCCGCTCTTTGGGGGCGCCCAGCGAGCGCGTGTAAAGGCTTCCGGCATCCGCGTGCAGCAACAGGAGCAGGAAACAAAGGTCCTGGAGCAGCAGCTGCAGCGCCAGCTGACCGATGCGCTGCAACGCTATGCCAACAGCCAGCAGCAGCTGGAACAATACCGGCTGGTCCTGCTGAACAACTCGGCCACCATGCTGGAAGTGGCTACCCGCCGCCTGAGCAGTGGGGAGACAGGCTACCTGGAATGGGTGATCCTGGTGAACCAGGCCATGGAAGTGCGCAGCAATTATTTTGCTGTAGTGGATGAATTGAACAGCGCTGCTTTTGTTATTGAACAATTAGTCAACAACCAATAA
- a CDS encoding efflux RND transporter periplasmic adaptor subunit gives MRLFFVYLLTGLLLGACGNQPAPEKAADTPADPSVHHTVILSAGQLKIGGIEMGAVTERPLSGLLQVNGTVEVPPQHVVSVTMPMGGYVQQMKLLPGSQVSKGQLLATLEDPQYVQLQQDYLVAVSRQGFLKTDFDRQTTLNASRANSEKVLQQVSSEYESQQVMVKALSEKLKLIGIDPAGLNERTISRRIPLRAPISGYVTKVNVNNGRYVSPTDILFELVNPQDLHLSLTVFEQDLQKLAIGQRVTGTTNDPADGAFSARVELINRAVGVDRAAEVHCHFLQKSSKLVPGMFMSARVEVKQARVPAVPDEALVKWENNQYVFVVDGPGHFTMTRVKVGGSDEGYTELQTPVEKQIVTRNAYSLLMKLKNAGEE, from the coding sequence ATGCGTTTATTCTTTGTATATCTCCTGACCGGCCTGCTGCTGGGCGCCTGTGGTAACCAGCCTGCTCCTGAAAAGGCAGCTGATACGCCCGCTGATCCCAGTGTACACCACACTGTTATACTGAGTGCTGGACAGCTGAAAATAGGTGGGATAGAAATGGGCGCTGTAACAGAACGCCCGCTTTCCGGTCTGCTCCAGGTGAATGGTACGGTAGAAGTACCGCCACAGCATGTGGTGTCCGTGACCATGCCCATGGGTGGCTATGTGCAGCAGATGAAACTGCTGCCCGGCAGCCAGGTCAGCAAAGGCCAGCTGCTGGCTACCCTGGAAGATCCCCAGTATGTGCAGCTCCAGCAGGATTACCTGGTGGCGGTGAGCAGGCAGGGTTTCCTGAAAACAGATTTTGACAGGCAGACCACCCTCAATGCCTCAAGGGCCAACAGTGAAAAAGTATTGCAGCAGGTATCCAGTGAGTATGAAAGCCAGCAGGTGATGGTGAAAGCGCTGTCGGAAAAGCTGAAGCTGATAGGTATTGATCCGGCGGGATTGAATGAGCGCACTATTTCACGCCGCATTCCCCTGCGGGCGCCCATCAGTGGTTATGTGACCAAAGTAAATGTCAACAATGGCCGCTATGTCAGTCCTACAGACATCCTTTTTGAACTGGTGAATCCGCAGGACCTGCACCTGAGCCTGACCGTATTTGAGCAGGACCTGCAGAAGCTGGCCATAGGCCAGCGGGTAACAGGTACTACCAATGATCCTGCTGATGGCGCTTTCAGCGCCCGGGTGGAACTGATCAACCGGGCTGTGGGCGTTGATCGTGCCGCGGAGGTACATTGTCATTTTCTGCAAAAAAGCAGTAAGCTGGTGCCGGGTATGTTCATGAGTGCCCGGGTGGAAGTGAAGCAGGCGCGGGTGCCGGCGGTGCCGGATGAGGCCCTGGTGAAATGGGAGAACAATCAGTATGTATTTGTGGTAGATGGACCGGGCCATTTCACCATGACGCGGGTAAAGGTGGGTGGCAGTGATGAAGGTTATACGGAACTGCAAACGCCCGTTGAAAAGCAGATCGTGACCCGTAACGCCTATAGTCTGTTGATGAAGCTCAAGAATGCGGGCGAGGAATAG
- the rmuC gene encoding DNA recombination protein RmuC has translation MLTTILLIITVVLLLVLIWISVSNKRADGETGSQQELLAIQDQLRRVDPLIRDEFARNRKEGQDTARSNREELQGELRAFGNTINEALHRFEEKFGANVKSLNEQQREQFRDQAGRQLELKKETEDKLKEIRETVENRLGRLQEENTRKLEEMRKVVDEKLQETVERRFSESFKLISERLELVHKGLGEMQSLASGVGDLKKVLTNVKTRGNLGEIQLGAILEQVLSPEQYIQNAVIRENSQERVEYAIRLPAKVNDNQFLLLPIDSKFPNEDYQRLLEAYDQLPGSKEVDVAARQFENAVRKNARDIREKYIYPPVTTDFAIMFVPTEGLYAEILRRPGLFEQLQRDHKITVVGPTNLVAFLSSLQMGFRTLAIEKRSSEVWEVLGAVKTEFGNFGTILEKTRKKLEEATNVIDKAGVRTRAIERKLKQVEALPKEQSVSLLGDALDLAAVDPETEPEE, from the coding sequence ATGCTTACAACTATCCTGCTCATAATAACGGTCGTTTTATTGCTGGTGCTGATCTGGATCAGCGTCAGCAATAAGCGGGCCGACGGGGAAACCGGATCGCAACAAGAATTACTGGCCATCCAGGATCAGCTGCGGCGGGTAGATCCGCTGATCAGGGATGAGTTTGCCCGTAACCGGAAGGAGGGGCAGGATACTGCCCGCAGCAACCGGGAGGAATTGCAGGGGGAGCTGCGTGCGTTTGGTAATACCATCAATGAGGCCCTGCATCGTTTTGAAGAAAAATTCGGCGCCAATGTCAAGAGCCTGAACGAGCAGCAGCGGGAGCAGTTCCGCGACCAGGCCGGCCGCCAGCTGGAACTGAAAAAAGAAACTGAGGACAAGCTGAAAGAGATCCGGGAAACGGTGGAGAACAGACTGGGCCGCCTGCAGGAGGAGAATACGCGGAAGTTGGAGGAGATGCGGAAAGTGGTGGATGAGAAGTTGCAGGAAACGGTGGAGCGCAGGTTTTCCGAATCCTTTAAGCTGATCAGCGAGCGGCTGGAGCTGGTGCATAAGGGGCTGGGGGAGATGCAGAGCCTGGCCTCGGGCGTGGGCGATCTGAAAAAAGTACTGACCAATGTAAAGACCAGGGGTAACCTGGGCGAGATACAACTGGGCGCTATCCTGGAACAGGTCCTGTCGCCCGAACAGTATATCCAGAACGCAGTGATCCGGGAGAACAGCCAGGAGCGGGTGGAATATGCTATCCGGCTGCCGGCCAAGGTGAACGACAACCAGTTCCTTCTTTTACCCATAGACTCCAAATTTCCCAACGAGGATTACCAGCGTTTGCTGGAAGCGTATGACCAGCTGCCGGGTTCCAAAGAAGTGGATGTGGCGGCCAGGCAGTTTGAAAATGCGGTCCGTAAGAATGCAAGGGATATCCGGGAGAAATATATCTATCCGCCGGTGACCACGGATTTTGCCATCATGTTTGTGCCAACGGAAGGATTGTATGCGGAGATACTGCGGCGGCCGGGATTGTTTGAACAGCTGCAAAGGGATCATAAGATCACGGTGGTAGGCCCCACCAACCTGGTGGCCTTCCTGAGCAGCCTGCAGATGGGCTTCAGGACCCTGGCCATTGAGAAGCGGTCCAGCGAAGTATGGGAAGTACTGGGCGCGGTGAAGACGGAATTCGGCAATTTTGGGACCATCCTGGAGAAAACGCGCAAGAAGCTGGAAGAAGCCACCAATGTCATTGATAAAGCGGGTGTGCGGACCCGGGCTATAGAGCGGAAGCTGAAACAGGTGGAAGCTTTGCCGAAAGAGCAGTCGGTCAGCCTGCTGGGCGATGCGCTGGACCTGGCGGCAGTGGATCCGGAAACGGAACCGGAAGAATAG
- a CDS encoding LamG domain-containing protein has protein sequence MKLLTLLSSAALGTLLLFSGSVQMTSCTKETRTDTLVVRDTVSLPCNCSARDLVAHYTFTNGSLKDSSGQDNHITFSNATLVADRFGNPNGAFKFNGTNNYMSVPNSPSLNPGYAITLMATVKLDGLYTGACHANQILGKSYGDNVQGYYALRVTDYLDCHVPIDPSKMIFSGDYGDNERYQPSIPPLTSDTMKVKLDKWYTVAFTYANGKGCMYVNGELKKTETGPIEFTANKYDLHIGNSQQEQYPYWFNGVIDEIRIYSSALTAEEVKEISNCGK, from the coding sequence ATGAAACTGTTAACACTCCTTTCCAGTGCGGCCCTCGGTACCCTGTTACTCTTTTCGGGCTCCGTGCAAATGACATCCTGTACCAAAGAGACCCGAACAGATACCCTGGTGGTCAGAGATACTGTTTCGCTTCCCTGTAACTGCAGCGCCAGGGACCTGGTAGCTCACTATACCTTTACAAATGGCTCCCTGAAGGACAGCAGCGGACAGGACAACCACATTACCTTCAGCAATGCCACACTGGTAGCCGACCGGTTCGGCAATCCAAACGGCGCTTTTAAGTTCAATGGCACCAATAATTATATGAGTGTGCCCAACAGCCCCAGCCTCAACCCCGGCTACGCCATCACGCTGATGGCTACCGTGAAGCTGGACGGATTATATACAGGCGCCTGTCATGCAAACCAGATCCTGGGCAAAAGCTATGGAGACAATGTACAAGGTTATTACGCTTTGCGCGTCACTGATTACCTGGACTGCCATGTACCCATAGACCCCAGCAAAATGATCTTTTCCGGTGACTATGGCGACAACGAAAGGTACCAGCCTTCCATTCCTCCCCTAACGTCAGATACCATGAAGGTAAAGCTGGATAAATGGTATACTGTTGCGTTTACCTATGCCAACGGCAAAGGCTGTATGTATGTAAATGGCGAACTGAAAAAAACGGAAACAGGCCCAATAGAATTCACTGCCAACAAATATGATCTGCACATTGGCAATTCCCAGCAAGAACAGTATCCTTACTGGTTTAATGGGGTGATTGATGAGATCAGGATCTATAGCTCCGCCCTGACAGCGGAGGAAGTGAAAGAGATCAGCAACTGCGGGAAATAA